In Candidatus Omnitrophota bacterium, a single genomic region encodes these proteins:
- a CDS encoding ribonuclease HI family protein: protein MKQLKIYIDGASQGNPGPSGVGVVICNAQGKVINKIQRYIGRATNNIAEYQALICGLTEALLLKASHLTVYTDSELVANQMNSKYKVKNAVLQQLYQEATHLSNDFKQVEIKHIPRSKNRLADVLAYNSLMQQQ from the coding sequence ATGAAACAATTAAAAATCTATATTGATGGAGCATCACAGGGAAATCCCGGGCCTTCGGGGGTCGGGGTGGTCATTTGTAATGCTCAGGGAAAGGTCATAAATAAAATACAAAGGTATATTGGCAGAGCAACGAACAATATAGCCGAATACCAGGCCTTGATCTGCGGACTTACCGAAGCGCTTCTTTTAAAAGCCTCCCATCTTACTGTTTACACCGACTCAGAATTGGTAGCCAATCAGATGAATTCTAAGTATAAGGTTAAGAACGCCGTCCTGCAGCAGCTTTATCAGGAAGCAACTCATTTATCAAACGACTTTAAGCAAGTTGAAATAAAACACATCCCCCGCTCAAAGAATCGTCTTGCCGATGTCCTGGCCTATAATTCTTTAATGCAACAGCAATAA
- the mraZ gene encoding division/cell wall cluster transcriptional repressor MraZ has translation MFYGEYEHGLDQKGRIIIPVKFREAFKENYAEKFFVTRGLDKCLFLFVEEEWRIQEREFRSMSFTRSEARKFNRLFFAGACEVTCDKQGRILIPQYLKEFAGITKEVMVVGISNRIEIWSKQQWAEYYKNAKDSFEEIAERLIQKE, from the coding sequence ATGTTTTACGGAGAATACGAACACGGGTTAGACCAAAAAGGAAGAATAATCATTCCCGTCAAATTTCGCGAGGCATTCAAGGAAAATTATGCAGAGAAATTTTTTGTCACCCGGGGATTGGACAAATGTCTTTTTCTTTTTGTCGAAGAAGAATGGAGAATCCAAGAGCGGGAGTTCAGATCCATGTCTTTCACCAGATCAGAGGCGAGAAAATTCAACCGCTTATTTTTTGCCGGGGCATGTGAGGTAACCTGCGATAAACAAGGCAGGATTCTCATTCCTCAGTATTTAAAAGAATTTGCCGGGATTACAAAAGAAGTGATGGTGGTCGGAATTTCTAACCGGATAGAGATTTGGAGTAAACAGCAGTGGGCAGAATATTATAAAAACGCAAAAGACTCTTTTGAAGAAATTGCTGAACGACTGATCCAGAAAGAATAA